One Terriglobales bacterium genomic region harbors:
- a CDS encoding DUF3858 domain-containing protein — translation MRSWLSIICIAGVSAGVAAQTPSESSADLLFAKSDLTGALRRSAVELKRNPHDLNAHFVRMEAARLELRNREELHSAIGVLQEARGGDPRARVAAERIRELAANTPQLRAVLPQIAELLREDSPYAVELSDAVLKAWADGAAIPGKTHLARRITKWQIAGPFGQFANVDFDRAWPPEENELRSTRYEGRVREDIDVESGELELPEYFSRSGVYYAAAQVSIATEAKYRLIVESEGTYDVRIDGFPLLVHDARFVQQRATTPVDFQMEAGKHRIVVKLQAAALPLRIWIEPLREFHSVALRVLASEADYLKAATALMNGDPSAALALSDQSSLANVLKAEALAQMGDEQQARELFLAASILDARNLLAAFKVAEDALSGEQYEAATKHLAKILKGAPAYPQAQELKFQLTEHFNWRTEQEAALNQRLRLHPNCGALTDAAKFYDSNYQSERARRYEAALAKCSPKPYQFWEQLSLHGTHKHASDSISDYLVRHPSDRHALTSAIREAVLGNDLPGASQYAKILRAVAPNWSWAALLAVRPESILDSQSGYSAANGFYKPFVRDPLPMMRDREAQLPDSRILINDRVVKLDSGGAWVYQHTVTQVLNKKGIARLGEVELPRAIDLLDLRTVKPNGKLVEADLGESKSAVSMPSLAEGDAIEIAYLQHISSEVLAASPETLDFAFASSQSPTRSARLTLIRDNVPEPLLWRSPEVRCIHSEPTSDVGTTTWEVTNAPADQDEPAAPQYERRSRLLWLAMDRAQPVDMSAKIRDALTDATKVTFRIREIAAELQSSSEARPSVAYRYVMANIENEAQNWRQANITAADESLGQGEGNRAATLIALLSAMGYEADLALSSERGKYDPADMCASARCYTHALVRVVLPGSGQVLLDPGIESLPAGALSPEVEGEQALLIPRSHALTKQAFVVPRSTDQHSEATADLHLDDAGGLSGKIHIRFGSFRSGQMRQMLRTVSAKDREDFFEQIADRIIPSVNEVSATLNHEQDPEQPLELELSIRASKFGRWNHSELQLEQTVPALGLSRVYATLAERQQPVLLDTPLVETSEFVIHLPVGLEAVRTPNSVDLKSEFGEYRSELKAEANVLKVTRSFRIPAQVVAPSRYREFSDFALQIDSAEREVIQLRGTSLVQILPNSAQLAHTPQPLH, via the coding sequence ATGAGGTCATGGCTCTCGATCATCTGCATCGCAGGCGTGTCTGCCGGCGTTGCCGCACAGACTCCTTCAGAAAGCTCTGCTGATCTCTTATTCGCGAAGTCGGATCTAACCGGGGCACTTCGGAGGAGCGCAGTAGAGCTAAAGCGTAACCCGCATGACCTGAACGCACACTTCGTGCGCATGGAAGCGGCTCGGCTCGAACTCCGAAATCGAGAAGAGCTGCATTCCGCGATTGGAGTTCTACAAGAGGCGCGCGGTGGCGATCCCCGAGCAAGAGTTGCGGCCGAGAGAATCCGCGAACTGGCTGCTAACACCCCACAACTTCGTGCGGTACTTCCCCAAATCGCCGAGCTATTGCGGGAAGACAGTCCATATGCGGTCGAGCTCAGCGATGCCGTCCTGAAGGCATGGGCGGACGGGGCCGCGATCCCAGGGAAGACGCACCTGGCGCGCAGAATTACGAAATGGCAAATCGCTGGACCGTTCGGCCAATTTGCCAACGTTGATTTTGATCGAGCCTGGCCGCCCGAAGAAAACGAGCTTCGCAGCACTCGCTACGAAGGTCGAGTTCGTGAGGACATCGATGTCGAGTCCGGCGAGTTAGAGTTGCCTGAATACTTTTCCCGTTCTGGCGTCTACTACGCAGCCGCACAAGTGTCCATCGCGACCGAGGCGAAGTACCGGCTAATCGTGGAGAGTGAGGGCACGTATGACGTGCGAATCGACGGATTCCCACTGTTAGTGCATGACGCTCGGTTTGTGCAGCAACGCGCGACCACGCCGGTCGATTTTCAGATGGAGGCCGGAAAACATCGGATCGTTGTAAAGCTTCAAGCAGCGGCGCTCCCACTGCGTATCTGGATTGAGCCGCTTCGTGAGTTTCACTCTGTAGCTCTGAGAGTGCTCGCTTCCGAAGCGGATTATCTGAAGGCTGCAACCGCTCTTATGAACGGAGATCCGAGCGCCGCGCTCGCGTTGAGTGACCAGAGTTCTCTCGCCAATGTCCTCAAGGCCGAGGCGTTAGCGCAGATGGGTGATGAACAACAGGCACGGGAGCTCTTTCTGGCTGCGAGCATCTTAGATGCACGGAATCTGCTGGCCGCCTTCAAAGTGGCTGAGGATGCGCTCAGCGGCGAGCAATACGAAGCAGCCACAAAGCACCTCGCGAAGATTCTCAAGGGAGCTCCGGCGTATCCGCAGGCACAAGAGTTGAAGTTCCAACTCACTGAACACTTCAACTGGCGCACAGAGCAGGAAGCCGCGCTGAACCAGCGCCTGCGATTGCATCCAAACTGTGGCGCCCTGACAGACGCAGCCAAGTTTTACGACAGCAATTACCAAAGCGAACGCGCCAGGCGCTACGAAGCGGCGCTCGCCAAATGCTCGCCTAAGCCGTACCAATTTTGGGAGCAGTTGAGCTTGCATGGGACGCACAAACACGCAAGCGATAGCATCAGTGACTACCTAGTGCGGCACCCAAGCGATCGTCATGCTCTTACGAGTGCGATCCGAGAGGCCGTACTAGGCAATGATCTCCCAGGAGCAAGCCAATACGCGAAGATCCTGCGCGCGGTGGCTCCAAATTGGAGTTGGGCAGCACTGCTTGCCGTTCGTCCCGAATCGATACTGGATTCTCAATCCGGTTACTCGGCAGCGAATGGCTTTTATAAGCCATTCGTGCGTGATCCATTACCCATGATGCGCGATCGCGAGGCGCAGCTCCCTGACAGTCGAATCCTGATCAACGATCGAGTTGTGAAGCTCGATTCGGGGGGAGCCTGGGTTTATCAACACACGGTTACCCAAGTTCTGAATAAGAAAGGCATCGCTCGGCTAGGCGAGGTGGAATTGCCGCGAGCGATCGACCTGCTTGACCTTCGTACAGTCAAGCCGAATGGAAAGCTCGTCGAAGCGGACTTGGGCGAGAGCAAGAGTGCGGTTTCAATGCCATCGCTCGCGGAGGGAGACGCGATTGAAATCGCATACCTTCAGCACATCAGCTCCGAGGTTCTGGCCGCATCCCCTGAGACTTTGGACTTCGCGTTCGCGTCCTCGCAATCGCCAACTCGCTCCGCGCGGCTGACGCTGATTCGCGACAATGTGCCGGAGCCATTGTTGTGGCGCTCGCCCGAGGTGCGGTGCATTCACAGTGAGCCTACCAGCGACGTTGGCACCACAACGTGGGAGGTGACGAACGCGCCAGCCGATCAGGATGAACCTGCTGCGCCCCAATACGAGCGGCGCTCTCGTTTGTTGTGGCTCGCAATGGACCGTGCTCAGCCGGTAGACATGAGTGCGAAAATACGCGACGCACTCACCGATGCCACGAAGGTCACTTTCCGGATTCGGGAAATAGCCGCCGAGCTGCAATCATCGTCAGAAGCCAGGCCCAGCGTCGCGTACCGCTACGTAATGGCAAACATTGAGAACGAAGCACAGAACTGGCGACAGGCAAACATCACTGCTGCAGACGAAAGTCTGGGACAAGGCGAAGGTAACCGCGCTGCCACTCTCATTGCTCTTCTGTCGGCCATGGGATATGAGGCCGATCTTGCGCTTAGCAGTGAACGAGGTAAGTACGACCCTGCGGATATGTGCGCAAGCGCCCGCTGCTACACGCATGCACTCGTGCGCGTCGTGTTGCCTGGATCCGGCCAAGTGCTGCTCGACCCTGGCATCGAGAGTCTCCCGGCAGGCGCTCTGTCTCCCGAAGTGGAAGGGGAACAAGCACTCCTTATCCCCCGCTCGCATGCCCTGACCAAACAGGCTTTCGTGGTTCCGCGATCCACCGATCAGCACAGCGAAGCAACTGCCGATCTGCACCTCGACGATGCAGGTGGCCTTAGCGGAAAAATTCATATCCGTTTCGGCAGCTTCCGCAGCGGACAGATGCGTCAAATGTTGCGCACTGTCTCTGCTAAGGACCGTGAGGATTTCTTTGAACAGATAGCTGATCGAATTATTCCGTCCGTGAATGAGGTTTCAGCCACGCTCAATCACGAACAAGATCCGGAGCAGCCGCTTGAACTCGAACTAAGCATTCGGGCCTCAAAATTCGGCCGATGGAACCATTCCGAACTACAGCTTGAACAGACGGTTCCGGCGCTCGGCTTGAGCCGGGTGTATGCCACACTGGCTGAGAGGCAGCAACCCGTACTCCTCGATACGCCATTGGTCGAGACCTCTGAATTTGTAATTCATCTGCCAGTTGGACTCGAAGCTGTTCGTACGCCAAATTCTGTTGATTTGAAGTCCGAGTTTGGCGAGTATCGCAGCGAACTCAAGGCCGAAGCCAACGTTCTCAAAGTCACGCGCAGTTTCCGGATTCCGGCGCAAGTAGTGGCACCGTCCCGATATCGTGAGTTCTCTGATTTTGCCCTTCAAATCGACAGCGCTGAAAGAGAAGTGATTCAGTTGCGTGGAACGTCTTTAGTGCAAATCCTCCCCAACTCCGCGCAGCTCGCGCACACTCCGCAGCCGCTGCATTAA
- a CDS encoding iron-sulfur cluster assembly protein has translation MPVTEEEVITALKDCYDPEIPVNIVDLGLIYGVRITPESAAEVAPETRRDVEVEMTLTAPGCPAHTQISQQVKDRIEQLPGVNSATVNVVWSPPWTPERLSQAARQKLGIE, from the coding sequence ATGCCGGTAACCGAAGAAGAGGTAATCACTGCGCTGAAGGATTGTTACGACCCGGAGATTCCGGTAAACATCGTTGACCTGGGACTTATCTATGGCGTCCGGATCACGCCTGAATCCGCCGCAGAGGTTGCGCCGGAAACCCGCCGCGACGTCGAAGTCGAGATGACGCTTACGGCGCCCGGATGTCCAGCGCACACGCAGATCAGCCAGCAGGTGAAAGATCGGATCGAGCAACTTCCTGGTGTGAACTCCGCCACCGTCAACGTTGTGTGGTCGCCTCCGTGGACGCCGGAGCGGCTGAGTCAAGCGGCACGCCAAAAGTTAGGAATCGAGTAG